The Tamandua tetradactyla isolate mTamTet1 chromosome 5, mTamTet1.pri, whole genome shotgun sequence genome window below encodes:
- the CRYBB2 gene encoding beta-crystallin B2 → MASDHQTQASKPQPFNPKIIIFEQENFQGHSHELSGPCPNLKDTGMEKAGSVLVQAGPWVGFEQANCKGEQFVFEKGEYPRWDSWTSSRRTDSLGSLRPIKVDSQEHRIILYENPNFTGKKMEVTDDDVPSFHAHGYQEKVSSVRVQSGTWVGYQYPGYRGLQFLLEKGEYKDSGDFGAPHPQVQSVRRIRDMQWHQRGSFHPSN, encoded by the exons ATGGCCTCAGATCACCAGACCCAGGCCAGCAAGCCTCAGCCCTTCAACCCCAAG ATCATCATCTTTGAGCAAGAGAACTTCCAGGGCCACTCACATGAGCTCAGCGGGCCCTGTCCCAACCTGAAGGACACTGGCATGGAGAAGGCAGGCTCTGTCCTGGTGCAGGCTGGACC CTGGGTGGGCTTTGAACAAGCCAACTGCAAAGGCGAGCAGTTTGTTTTTGAGAAAGGGGAATACCCCCGCTGGGACTCGTGGACCAGCAGCCGGAGGACGGACTCCCTCGGCTCCCTGAGACCCATCAAAGTG GACAGCCAAGAGCACAGGATCATCCTCTATGAGAACCCCAACTTCACGGGGAAGAAGATGGAGGTCACCGACGACGACGTGCCCAGCTTCCACGCCCACGGCTACCAGGAGAAGGTGTCGTCCGTGCGCGTGCAGAGTGGAAC GTGGGTGGGCTACCAGTACCCTGGCTACCGTGGGCTACAGTTCCTGCTGGAGAAGGGAGAGTACAAGGACAGTGGGGATTTcggggccccccacccccaggtgcaGTCCGTGCGCCGCATCCGCGACATGCAGTGGCACCAGCGAGGCTCCTTCCACCCCTCCAACTAG
- the CRYBB3 gene encoding beta-crystallin B3 — protein sequence MAEQHGAPEQAAAGKSHGGLGGGYKVTVYELENFQGKRCELSAECSDLTDSLLEKVGSIQVESGPWLAFERRAFRGEQFVLEKGDYPRWDAWSNSRHSDSLLSLRPLHIDGPDHRLHLFENPAFSGRKMEIVEGDVPSLWAHGFQDRVASIQAIHGTWVGYEFPGYRGRQFVLERGEYRHWNEWDASQPRLQSVRRVRDQKWHKRGCFLSN from the exons ATGGCGGAGCAGCACGGAGCGCCGGAGCAGGCTGCAGCTGGCAAGAGCCATGGAGGCCTTGGGGGCGGCTACAAG GTGACCGTGTACGAGCTGGAGAACTTCCAGGGCAAGCGGTGTGAGCTCTCTGCTGAGTGCTCCGACCTGACGGACAGCCTGCTGGAGAAGGTGGGATCCATCCAGGTGGAGTCGGGGCC GTGGCTGGCATTTGAGCGCCGGGCCTTCCGTGGGGAGCAGTTTGTCCTGGAGAAGGGGGATTATCCCCGCTGGGATGCCTGGTCCAACAGCCGCCACAGCGACAGCCTCCTGTCCCTCCGGCCTCTGCACATT GATGGTCCAGATCACAGGCTGCATCTGTTTGAGAACCCAGCTTTCAGCGGCCGTAAGATGGAGATAGTGGAGGGCGACGTGCCCAGCCTCTGGGCTCATGGCTTCCAGGACCGCGTGGCGAGCATCCAGGCCATCCACGGGAC GTGGGTCGGCTATGAGTTCCCCGGATACCGCGGGCGCCAGTTCGTGTTGGAACGGGGAGAGTATCGCCACTGGAACGAGTGGGATGCCAGCCAGCCACGGCTGCAGTCCGTGCGCCGTGTCCGTGACCAGAAGTGGCACAAGCGAGGCTGCTTCCTGAGCAACTGA